The following nucleotide sequence is from Echeneis naucrates chromosome 17, fEcheNa1.1, whole genome shotgun sequence.
ctttttcatttgtggaAGGGAATAGTCTACTATGGTTATGTAACCAAAGAAGGAGAAAGTgtaggggagagagggaggtaaGAGAAAAATAGGACACTGTTTCCTCAGTTACATATAAAATCTACAGAGGATAAACCCTGAGTCGATGCCAATTCTACCTTGTTGTCATAGCCTCAGTTGTGGGTTTGGATTTTCGTCTTTATCTTATAAATCTCCTGTCGTGTGGCTTTACAGCATTTTGAATGTGATTCAATGGAGTATGGCCAACTGAATCACAGATTCAACCACTGTAATGCAAAACTAATTTCACATGATTAATATGGGTTCAAATCACtcgtggaaaaataaaaaaattaagatattaaatgtcaaatatgCAAATACCTTTTAATGCATTCAgacaaacaaattcattttaaaatgtatttgaacaGTAAACAGTATTTAACCAAGGTGCTGgctgcatgtgtctgtggtGACAGTCACACACATAGTTTCCATTGTGACCTAGATTTTAGTTTTGGTCTCAACAGCGTTTTTTAATGACTTCTGTCTGCTCATCTAGGTCCGTCTTTATTGAGGAGACTGAAGTCCTTAACGGGATGGTAAAGCAATTCAAGGTAAGCGCATCATGGAAAACAGCTACCCTCAGTCTTCTGTATTTCAGATAACATAACAATAGTCATCTAAAGCCTAAATTATTCCTAATTATTTATGAGAAACAAAGCTAAAAGTTGATTATGTACAGAATCCATGCCATCATCCTCACTTATGAGGCTATCCATCTACTTGGAATCCTGGACACCCTATTcctttaaaattatatatacacatatgaTTTTTCTACTAATAACTCTTAAATTACGATTTGACCCTCACATTTCCctaaaactatataaaaaaacataGGTACAACtcataacaaaagaaaattccTTCACTGTGCAACAGTGAAGGAATTTTCATCCGTATCAATTGCTTCCATTCCATCCGTAATATAGATTATAATATATGAAGTATGATATATCTAATACTTAAGTCACAAATCAGCTTTTCCCCCATTTGTATCGGTCTTTAGTTTCCCGTAGGTAGATCTACAAACTTTCTATTGGCACTGAAACCCTGCCAAGGCATCCatttgctcacacacacacacaaacataaacttgctctcacacacaggAAGCCTGCAAGGGCTCAGTCTAAGCttgtttttccatctgtctggcCAAGAAATTTGCAGTGCTGAGTAAGATCTATCTTCTTCCAATCGCCTAAATGGATTTctacgtacacacacatgcgatgaaacagatgaaacacacacacaaacaaagaaatatgtatacagtatacatgcatgcatgcctACAATCTGTCTACACTGTGATGCTTGTCTGGTATTATGAGAGAACCAGAGGGTGAGTTAGAGGCCAGATGTGTGAGTTATCTTTCTGTGCCCCTCTAtgtgtgagtttttgtgtgaCTGTCTGGACGTGTTCCATTACCAGTCCTCAAGGAAACAAAAATGTACATCACTACACCTCAAAAGTCTATATTTTGTATCAGGGGGGAAAAGAAGTGTTTTTCCAACCTTGTTCCAACCTCTTGTGAAGAAACTGTCTCATCAAGCAAATGGTTACGGTCTGCTGTGTGAACAGGAAATATGTCTCAGATCTCAGGGGGTGATGATAACCTTAACCTGTGCTCTGATGTCATGAGCCTTTTTGTAGACCACCTGGAGTTGCTCCATGGTGGATGAAGCTGATGGTTTGAGAGGCATCATTTCCACACTGGCTTTGAAAACTAGATTTCTTTTggtaactgaaataaaatgtttgacaagAACTTCAGTGAAGAACTGGAAATGAAGGGGTGAAGTCTGTAACTAAAATGAATTGACAATGAATGTCaacatctgttttgtgtttttcaaggCCTGTCATAATTAGccacatattttacattttttgctgtttttgaagGTAATTAATTGTGAAAGGAGAAGAATAAGTGTTAAATGTCACAAATGATTACATCACTATGCTGTGTCAAGAACGTGTCTGACGCAGCTGAGACGGCTGTGGATTTAGTGTTAATCCAagctcctttttgtttttctctaacGGTTATGAGCTGGAGTCAATAAGTCTTCCGGAGGTTTATACAGTTCTGATtaaattctttcctttttcagcTTTGTGTAGCAGGCAGTCAGTTGCTCCTGTAATGATTCATTGTCTATGATCAGGAGAGAGGTTCAATGGACATGAactgttgtttaaaatgtttattaagTCTTAGGTTTCCTTCCCCCCACAGGCTGAGGAAACTATGTTGATACCATTTTCAAATACCCTGATACTTAGTAAAAGCTCCAAATCCTAAAGTCACAGTAACGTCTCTTCATCACCATCTATTCTAGGCACAATGTTGTGCCTACTCCCAAATTACGGTAACCTcaaataatttatcattaaGGTCAATTGGAGTCCAGTGTTTGAGATGGGACGTGATTCCACTCAGCCTAAATGACCCAGACACCACAGTACGCTCCGTCTTATTTCAGTGTCCTtgcttttatctttttctgtaTAATTCTGTAtttgtaaaatgattaaaactcATATCTGAAGGCAAATGTTATTCTGTTTATGTTGTATAATCAGCTTTCCAGTCTCAGTGATGGAAGATGACAACTTTCCTCAAGTTTTGACGGACATGCATTCAAAATACTATTTAACTGAAATGCATTCACAATTGCAACAATTTATGTAAAGTGATATGTCTGCAAAGGAAAGCTATTGAATAAACCATCTTTTACTATCAAGATGGTAACTCTTGTGTAGCTcgtagttttgtttttagcatGCTTTCAGTGTAAATTAGAGCCATCACCTAAGATGGCTAAAGGATAGCACCATCAATAACTGCTTACAGCTGGATTGGAGTAAAAGAGGTGAtcgttttttgtttagttttttctatttttctatatatgtttttttcatcaACTGAGGGAAATGGTTTGTATTTGCTCTGTTGCGGTTGGATTAGGACAAATAAACTGAGGAGCATATATGAATAAGGACATGTAAGCTCTTCAAAAATATTAGCAAGTCAGCACCATGGTAATGGGTTCAAACCCCACATGGACAACAAACCCATTTTTGGCCATGTGTATGCTTTATAGCTGTTTGGGATTTCAGTCACTCCACTGTCAGCAACACCAAATATAAttcttctgcagctctgagaAAGAGCACTCAGGTTTGGGTTTGAAACCCACTGGGAAAATAGaccaaaaatatgttttaactGTCAGTCTCCAGGCCCCTGGGTATGTTTGGCTTTGTGTCTGCTCAAGCATTTTGATTGTGTAATGCACTATATAGTCTGTGGTTACTATAAAGACTCTCCATTAGCGTTTGTGATTGTGTAAAATGAGGAGAGGAAACTGCCAATCATTtgtaacacacaaagacatataGACACGCTTTTCAATCGAGTCTTTGGTTTTGTGAGctatggaaacacacacacacacacacacatgaacatacaCAGAGTGCTATGGTTTTCATTGGTCTGGATATTGATGTTGGAGGCCAAATTATGATGGAACACTGCTGCTCAATCGTTTagtggtcacacacacacacatacagacacattcctttcctctgtctcccCTCTGTTTCTTGTATCTGTTTCCTTCTTCTAATTCTTGATTTACATATGCACTCTAGATGCATTCATGATTATGATTAACATAAACTCTTTCTGTCATTTGCAGAGAAGAATCAAACAACAGTGGAGGAGTCAATGTGAACCTGTTAATTCAGAACCTACACTTTCAGGTGAGTTCAGAATCCCACATTTTGATGTTTGCTACCATCTGGTGGCCAAGTATTGTTCCCTACGTGGTGCCTTAGGATATTTGTATCTCCTTTGTGTGTAAATTAATCTTAAATTCAGTGAGTAAATTCACTGATGAAATGCGATTGCTGATAGTTTTACTCACCCTCCATTAGCTGGTAAAACTCATTCtaaaacatttactgttttcacttttgttacttttcacttttcaacaaATAGTGCTGGCTTTTCCACCTATCGTAGAAATATATAATAGCATTCATTAATTACTCCTCACATAGACGGTTTCAATATTATTGTTtgggttagtttttttttttttttttaaatctcagttccattgtgtctttctgtgtgtagaGTTGAAAGGACTAAGAGAGACCATACAAATGGACTTGGAGCTTTACCCCTCTTCACTTGTCACTTCACCTCCTGCctcacctcctcttcctgtgAAGGAACTGAAAAGCAGGTTCAGGTTTGTATATTTTCTCACTCCTATAACTTTGCAAAAGGCTGTATTTAACAATAATAACTTTTATTTGAATGgatcttcttttattttcagaatatgCAATCacataaaatgcataaaaatgtttatagCTGTAGATATAATTTTATGTTGTGTCAAGGtgatatcaaatcaaattcaaattcttgTGATGTTTGTAATCTGATCTAtcaacacaagcaaacaaaaaacttgatAAAGCAACTTAGGTAGCTGCTACAGTACCACCACCAGTGGTGGCtagagacacagaggacaggatATCACATGcttgaatttgattttaaatatttttttttttttttttttggattactAGAGGCACTGCCCTCAAATTCAACTGCTTCAATATTACTTCCTTCAAATTCAACTGTTTGCTTGTGCCCTCTAATTCCATTCAAGCTCTCtggattttaattttaatgttggtgtgttgctgctgattaataaaacattacctcaatacagatgaaaaaaaaacattcatattcTGATTCTTCTCCTTCAGACTGACAGCCGGACAAAATGACTCGGCTGTGATTCCACAAGCTTTAAATACCACATCAGTCCTCAGACCGCATCCACCTTCTCTTCTGTGTCATTCTAAACCCAGACCACCATCTGGGCCACGTCCCACTCAGACCCCAGGATCTGTCAGACCACATCACACTTCCTCATCATCCAAGACTTGTGGCCATCATAGAAGCTTATTAGCCTCCATTAAGTCAAGTGAAACATCTTCCTGCAACAAGATCCCTACTTCCAGGCATGTGAGCGACCACATCATCACTGGCCAGATAAAGCTGAAGAATGAACACCTCTGCATTCTTTCCCCTGAGCAAGGAAATACCAGTGTCAACTGCAGGCCGTCAACACCTGGTGCTGGTTTCCAAATGAGGACTCAAAGAGGCTCACCCGTCCATGAAGCCCATCAGTCATCCCATCATAGTATTCACAGTCTGAGCAGAGAATGTCATTTGTcaccacagagggagagagaaagcagcTCTGACTGGAGGTCAGGAAACATCAATAGTACCTCACCCACTCCAAGTCTCAGCCCTCGCAGTGATGCAGACAGTTACAGCAACACCATTACTGATCTTAGGGAATTGACAACTGGGAAGACAAAGACATCAAATGGGCAAAGTACCTGCAGCACTGAGAGTTTTAGTTCTTCAGTTATGTCTGAAGCTAGGAGCACTTCTTCAAAAATTGGTGACAGCAGGAGCAACAGTCAAActgatagaaataaaaatgatcatctTGAGAAGAATTTCCTCCAAAAGGAAATCTCTATTAGCCACTGTGTGACAGATCCCCCCTCAAATCATTCAGAAAACAGTGGTGAACAGGTACAGGCCCAGTCTCCACAGCCAGCGTCCCCACAGTTCAATAAACAGTTCTTTATGTCTCCCCAAAGAACACATGGAGGTGCTATAAGTCAGCCAAAAAGTATCCAAGAGAAACCAACTGAGTTTATCAGTAAGTTTTATCAGCCTGTGCCTCCATCGAGAGTGTCGACATGACGTCTAACCCACCAGATTAACTAAAAAAGATTTGGGCATTGTCTTTTATAGATATACATTTGGGAGCATGATGAATTGGTGCTGGTTGCTCATATTTTTCACTCAGTGTgtatggagaaaaagaaatgaaatcacttcacaGCTACACTGGGTCCTTCTTCTACTATGCACACATTTTAGTACAAGAATTCTGGATTTCCAATAAGGAATTTCCATAAGGACAAAGATCTGAGTCCTTTGAATTGCATGAATTACCTGAATATACGAAACAATGTAAGTTTGTCTTATCAACACAGTGATAACAATGCAGAATACAGTAAACATTTCAAAGTAGACATTTTGCAGCTAACTGAAAACCAGAGGTGCAGCTAACtctgcattcattttcaaatatctGCTCTGAATAAAATCTACGCCAGGATCTTGAAGGAAAGTTTTTATTCCCACTGCTTTGTTTCTTACTATGGGATGTCCAAACATTTTCTGTAAACGGGGCTTAAAGTctactgaaaatgtgaaagtggATATTTGAAATTTGGTCCATAACACGTATTTTAAAAACGTGGATATATTTTAAACGGCAGAGGAACACTTTAAATGTCTTTAGCAGAGATACTGTTTTGCATTCATAATTGTAATTCTGGTTTCTCTGCTCACACATTGAgatgtgattggttgttttaaGATTTTTGCCCGCgttcttttcatgttttcacattaTTTATAACGATGTAGACAATTTCAAAAGTTGTGAACTTTTATTTAATGCTTTTGCGGTATTAAATTGAAACTTGCGCCCCTTGTTTGTCTCTAGAGTACGTAGAAATAAAGTATCAAAAAGGGCACAGCCTTTCTTTAAGTCTGACCTTTATATCAATGATATCACACTGAGGGCTGATAAGAGTCACATATTAAACCGGAAGAGTCACCTGTGTGATATTATTAGTAGTTTGTAATGAGAGACTCAGCAGCCAATAATAAACAGCCATTTCTCCCCTACGTCATGATTACGGTAACAGGAAACGAAATACTCCCCTTCAACTTAAAATAACTTGTATTGGAAAGAAAGTAGATAAATAACTGATTTACCCACGATATTAAATGCTCATATAAGAGATATCCAAGAAGATGTAAATCGTTCCCAGTACTGCACGTTTGTACGCGTTTAGTCGTGAGTGAACCTGGAAAATGCCCCTGGGTGTCTTTTACTTTGTCGGCTGTAGCCGGAAGGGATTTTAATGTTCTTGGTTAAATATGAGCTTTACTCTCACTGGAGCTGAGCTGCTGACGCTGCAGGTTTCAATGggcacagaggaaacacagacagcaggttGGTGTCACTGTGTTCACCTACTGAagcagtttctgtttgtttgttgtgtttttctgtgatctCTAAGTGCTGACGTTCGCCCGAAAGTTCAGCTGAACTGCTCGGCGCTAACTCAACAGGTAGTTCAATGTGAAGCCTGTCGACGTTATTGCCAGCTGGAATATGAATTAGTGAAATGCTTTGAAATGACTTAATTACTTGAGGGAAGTTTCTGTTATAACCCGAACCGATCCTGAAATAACCATGTGGCCTGAATAATGGCAGACTGCAGGCAGGCAGCCAGTGCCCGCCTTTCCTGCAAAACCTGCAAAACGTGAATGCAGCACATTCACATTCCGTCCAAACTTCTTCagtatcgtgtgtgtgtgtgtgtgtgtgtgtgtgtgtgtgtgtgtgtgtgtgtgtgtgtgtgtgtgtgtgtgtgtgtgtgtgtgtgtgtgtgtgtgtgagagagaataaCACACTGCTGGCTTGGGTATATTTAAATTTATCTTTGCACGAAGTACATATTTCTAGGTTGATGATTAATTTGGTTTGCACTGACATTAAATCAGACCATACTTAATGGGATCAGTTGATTTGTTGTATTTATGAATCATAGTAACCAAACTGCTTGCTCTGCTGTTGTATGTCCTCTCACTATAGAGATGTGGTGGGTGTTGTGGATTCTCATTGCATTGCTGGCTCTCTTCTGCATACTGGATGTGTGGTACTTCCTGCGGGCAGCGGGGGTGGTCCTCCGGGCCTGGTTCCAGCCTCCAGTCTTCgacatcacagcagagcaggTCGTAACAGGCCGGGTCACTCCCCGTGATATCGACATGTGCCATATGAACAATGCCCGTTACCTCCGGGAGTGTGACTTTGCCCGCTTTTCTCTGTACACACGTAACGGTGTCTTCAAGGCTCTGCGAGCTCTTGGAGCTTCAATGGTTGTGGGGGCCACAACCATTCGTTACAGAAGAGCACTGTGCATAGGTGAGGGTTATGAGCTGCGGAGCCGGATTGTTACGTGGGACGACAAGGCCTTTTTCCTGGAGCAGAGATTTGTGTCAACAAAAGACGGTTTGGTGTGTGCCGTCATGTACTGCAAGCAAAGTGTCATCCGTGGCAGCCCAGATAAAATCATGCAGCACCTGTGTAAAAGGAAGGTAAGACAGGAAAATTCTGTACAAATACATGTTGCACATTTTTAATGGCTTAataaatccttttttatttttttttttttgtgtacaatTCACTTGTGAACTGAAGGTCTACTCCTTGCAGGTGGAGTGCCCTGAGTTTCCAGAGGACCTTCAGCACTGGATTAACTTCATCTCTGCCAGTAGCCAGGCCCTCAGGACAGAGAGTGGACTGGAGGAAAAGAACAAATGAGCAGTTACTTGGACAGCTATTAACTTTTTGTGAGCCAGTTAGTCCACCGTCACTGGCGACATTTGTCTTCTGTGGGCTGCTGGAAATCCACTGAACACATTTGTGCCTTCTTTACTCCATTCAACATTCGGCAACATACCTCACTGTTCTGAGTGGCTGCTAAGAGCCATGAAAATTAACGCTCCTTTCattgaaaactgtgaaaaagacatGGGATACAGCCGCAAAGTCAATGGTTGTTGCCCCGTATCAGAAGACAATGCAGTGCAAAAGATGTGACTGTGTAAAAATAttcttaaaaaacagaaaaagaggtactgtttaaataaaacaaagtgttcATTTTTACTTGACAGAATAACATCAAGTCTGTGCTGTGATTCTGTCGAACTTGTTCAGCCATTCACATTTTGTCCAAATCTCTTCAAGTATCCTGAGACGTAGAGACACAGTGGGATGTAGTTTAACTTCCTCCAAGGGTGGTGATGTAAGAAAAGAATACAGAGCTGGTTATGATGGGCTTTCAAGTGAGCATAACAAGTCCACGAGGAAATTATTAATTTggttaattaattaaaacaatattGTCAGCAGAAGAGTGGTCCATAATGCTACATTGGGAACACACAGTAGACACATGTGCCATAGAGGGAAAAGTTTTGTGAAAGAAGCAGACTGACCCAGAGTGTAAATGCATGTATAAAACCCAACTATTACTGTATTACTGTGCTATTTTCTCACTGATCTTTCCAACCAAACTAAACAAGAACTggcacaaatacaaaaaatctAGTTTGACTCAAGCAAATATTTAGAAAATTCACGAAATTTGAATATTAATACATGTGATTATGTTAATATggataaatcatttaaaatttaagttACTTGCATCCGTTTACATTAACGATTGAAAATtagaaatctttaaataaacCCACTTTTAAGCAGTCTCTAAACTTTAATGTCATTTATATTATGGCACAAATATTATTATGATATATATTACAAATATAAGGATACACTTTTGCGGTGACGCCATTATGGAAACGAACATGTTGCCATGGCGACAGGGCAGCATGTCGTCACAGCCCACCCGGAAGTCCTGCTCATTCATTCTACCGGTTTCTTCAAGTTGCATCGCATCTCATGGTAGCACTGTGTGTGCGAGGCAAGGTAAGATTTGCAGGCTTGAATACGACGCGTCGGCCGTGTTTACGATTCATGCTTGAATTTCGACcaccaaaaaaaggaagaatagTGAGTTCACACGAAGGACTGTGAGTCTGCTGCGAGCAGGCCACCGGTAGCTAGCAGCTAAGCTAACAGATTTGGCCGTGCCAGCAGGTTGGATGGAGCGGCGTTAGCTTTCATGGTCCGCTCAAGGTTGAAGTGTGTGATTAGTGAGTGTCATGCATTCCTGTTTTTAGCCGTATTATAATGCCGAGAAGTGAAAAAGGCCTGACATTAAGGGGGGTTTCTACAAATTTGTATTGTCATTGATGAGGTCAAATGTGGAATGAGCTAAATACTGAGCCTGGCTACATTGCTCGAACTAAGCAGTTTTTCATTACACAGCAAGGCTGCTTTGGAAGAAATACTAAGTGTATCATTGaagtaataaaatgtattaagaCCAAGGACAGATAAATGAATGGGCCTCCTGGGCACCAGTCCATTTAGTGACACTAAAATAACCATAAAGGCACACAATACAGCCGCAGACATGCAAAAATACATATAGACACATACAAAGagtgtaaaaatgaaatgtaaaaatatacaaaactgttgccaaacaaaaaaagcgATATAAACACCGTTTgggtgtctctctctccttttagCTCATTGTCCAGGGGCCCAATATTAATTACTCTGTCCATGTGGATGATAAGCTGTGGAATAATTAAGtttatcattttaatgaagTGCTAATGTAACTGTAATTAATGTACTCTTTCTAGAGAGATGTTGCTGCTGGTGTTGGGagccctcctcctgctcttctgtAGTCTGGATGTATGGTATTTCCTACGGGGGGCCCAGGTCTTCGTCGAGGCATGGTTCCTGCCCAGAATATGG
It contains:
- the ccdc24 gene encoding coiled-coil domain-containing protein 24; its protein translation is MQSPDEGQPWCLGPSLWSLIAEHVPGPELSKIRTALGFSLVGMYTEVYAEAEMWHQMWQESQQGGNHGSRALTPLPRQQSSPLADPPAVKELLKAEVKMLLETLRERVSRGGRDGEEVLSQYKPETVKYALNHLDSCYNTHTNPEDTDCNENSSHCSIKSNVEDEFEAVRDKLNVTDIDLVVDRLKFPSALPCLLPTLSLLSFLCIPCFEAHRNNKAHCQKMDPRQDHSRQKILFHLWKGIVYYGYVTKEGESVGERGRSVFIEETEVLNGMVKQFKRRIKQQWRSQCEPVNSEPTLSELKGLRETIQMDLELYPSSLVTSPPASPPLPVKELKSRFRLTAGQNDSAVIPQALNTTSVLRPHPPSLLCHSKPRPPSGPRPTQTPGSVRPHHTSSSSKTCGHHRSLLASIKSSETSSCNKIPTSRHVSDHIITGQIKLKNEHLCILSPEQGNTSVNCRPSTPGAGFQMRTQRGSPVHEAHQSSHHSIHSLSRECHLSPQRERESSSDWRSGNINSTSPTPSLSPRSDADSYSNTITDLRELTTGKTKTSNGQSTCSTESFSSSVMSEARSTSSKIGDSRSNSQTDRNKNDHLEKNFLQKEISISHCVTDPPSNHSENSGEQVQAQSPQPASPQFNKQFFMSPQRTHGGAISQPKSIQEKPTEFISKFYQPVPPSRVST
- the LOC115058010 gene encoding protein THEM6-like translates to MGTEETQTAEMWWVLWILIALLALFCILDVWYFLRAAGVVLRAWFQPPVFDITAEQVVTGRVTPRDIDMCHMNNARYLRECDFARFSLYTRNGVFKALRALGASMVVGATTIRYRRALCIGEGYELRSRIVTWDDKAFFLEQRFVSTKDGLVCAVMYCKQSVIRGSPDKIMQHLCKRKVECPEFPEDLQHWINFISASSQALRTESGLEEKNK